The following proteins are co-located in the Xiphophorus maculatus strain JP 163 A chromosome 8, X_maculatus-5.0-male, whole genome shotgun sequence genome:
- the cetn3 gene encoding centrin-3 produces MSLSVRTELAGDKPKRKKRRELTEDQKHEIKEAFDLFDTDKDKEIDYHELKVAMRSLGFEVKKVDVLKILKDYDREGNGKITFEDFNEVVTDRILERDPKEEIMKAFRLFDDDESGKISLRNLRRVARELGENISDEELRSMIDEFDTDGDGEINQEEFLAIMTGDS; encoded by the exons ATGAGTCTGTCTGTAAG AACTGAGCTCGCAGGGGACAAACCCAAACGCAAGAAGAGGAGAGAGCTCACTGAAGATCAGAAGCATGAAATTAAAGAagcatttgatttatttgacaCGGACAAAGATAAAGAGATAGATTACCATGAGCTGAAG GTGGCAATGCGATCTCTTGGGTTTGAGGTGAAGAAAGTGGACGTTCTGAAGATCCTCAAGGACTACGACCGGGAGGGCAACGGCAAGATCACATTCGAGGACTTCAACGAAGTGG TGACCGACCGCATCCTGGAGCGGGACCCCAAGGAGGAGATCATGAAGGCGTTCAGGCTCTTTGACGACGATGAGTCGGGGAAGATCAGCCTGAGGAACCTGAGACGAGTCGCTCGGGAACTCGGTGAGAACATCAGCGACGAGGAGCTGCGCAGCATGATCGACGAGTTCGACACCGACGGAGACGGAGAGA TCAACCAGGAGGAGTTCCTCGCCATTATGACCGGAGACTCCTGA